The Denticeps clupeoides chromosome 10, fDenClu1.1, whole genome shotgun sequence DNA window AAAATAGTTCTAGAGCGCTAAAAAAACGTACAGTGGCCACATCGCATACTGCACATACTCGATTGATGAACTCATGtttttttagtgaaagtgaaaggccTCTATATTCTGCAAATGAAAGTTATACCACATCCACATGTTATAATGTTGTCACTCACATAGCTATGCAAtatcttttccttttttttttaaaggaagttTGAGTACTTCTGGAATACATTTGTGACCCTTCTGGAATGCTTCAGCATATCTCCAGGAAATCTCTACAGGATGAGGCAGCGGAAGGATGGATGAGCAGAGTGACTATGGACAGGGAGTATTCGTTTATGAGCTCGGCTTTAATTACCGATACACTTTGGACACGGAGGGAGTGTACTGTTTAGTCTGAATCACTCAGTTGCTTGATGAGAAGAAATTGTAAGAGCAGATGTTGAGAGGGCCCTTTGAGCCAGAATACACGTTGTACTAattaagtgtttgtgtgttgctgtgAATTCTTGACGTCCATTGCAACAGTGCAACAACACAATAGAAATGAATGAaaccacatgtgtgtgtgtgtgtgtgtgtgcgtttgcatTCATGACCACACGATGGCAGTGTTGCTCTTAAAATACTTCAATGATGGCTAAAGCTGGGCACTGAGAACTTTAGAGTTTACAGAAAGGATAAAAAGTGTGGCATTCTAGCTTTGGGCTGCCTGTCTGTGAAAGTGAGATTAAAAATTCTAAGTAGTGTCCATTCCTTGATGCCGTGCTGGCCTAATTTTCTCATCCGAGGCCTTCCTCGAAAAGCAAAATGTACATTGTACATAGTAAACTTGAACTAACTGGAGCGGAGCTCAAACAAACAGACACAGTGtttttacaaatacatacaaaaagatAAGAATTATTATAAATACTAATAGCCACAGCTAGCTTCGGAACATGCATTTCGAGGATTGCCATATCTTCAGCGGggtcaataataaataacaagaaggcaaaattcaccaaaaaacaTGAAAGGCATCCTGACTTTCGCTGGGAGTGTGGCGACATTTCTACCAACACCCAGTCATTTCCCACACTTTAACATCCTCCTCCAAATCTAATAAACCTTTAAATACACAGATCATAAAACACATCCGATAACATCCTAGACTACAGCCAAAGACTACAGCCAAGTCGAGGtttatgtgatttatttctTGGATCGGGTCCTGGACGCTGTGCAATTGAGTCCAAGAGCatctatcatttttttttcacctatAATAGTTTAATATCAACATTCATTCAGTGTTCTCCAAAACCCGACACTTGCTCACTTACTTATTTATAACAGGGAACCGTTTTTTGACCAGGGACGCTACTGTGGGCACAGGCATGCAGCAGCGGGGCTTAAGCTCTCATGATGGATCCCAACAAGCAGCTGGGCTGATGCCACTGATGCCACCTCGACCGGGCAGCACGACGAACGGCGGCTCAGAAGGAAACCCCGTCTAATCCTGCCATGCGGCTCTGCTGTTCACAAAGCTGTGTGGTGGAGCCCAGGGCGTGTTTCAGGAATGTGCTCCCATGCATTGTCCATGTTTCTAAAaactcacacagcaccaaataATTTACGATCGGGCGGAAGAGTTCGAAACGTTCACTTTGGTCTCAATGGTGGAGGGGAAGATAAATACTTCAGATGCTGATATGTGGGGAGCTACATTCAGGGAAGACTGCCATTGGTTTGTAATGAATTCAAGCTtcgaaaataaaaaagagagggaggctGAGACGGAGCAAAAAGTGTCGCTCATCCTTAAACTCTCTCCTCTGCTGACACCACAGTCGTCCTCCGTAAACATCCTCTTGTCCTGGATCAGGGTTGGAAACATGGATCCCAGATGCACACCTGACCTTCCTGGTTTACCCATTATCGCCATGGCGATTACCGACGGTAATCTGTCTCTTTCCCCGTTGTATATTTTCCCGAGGTGACCCGCGGCCTGGCACCGTCGGTGTAAGGTTCCCGTCGCCGCAGAGTGTTGGAGCGCCGGGCTGTTTAGAGAGCGtgttttggcccattcttcaaAAACGCCTTTGTTATGATCCGTGGAATGTGGCTGGAAGGAAAGGGATCTTAAGGGATTGCAGCGAGTCGAATCGCAGGCCAGCCCATTCAATGAGTTCCACCTTGACGACACTGCGGCACAAAGCGGCACAAACAACAGGCCTTCACAAGTGTTTTTCATGCTCTTCCCTTTCATTCTTGATGGCAAgatgaacaaacaaacaaaaaatgtaccATAAACCAGGCCCCGATTCAGGCGTCCGCTGCACATCATCACATGGAACTGTCACTTAAACACAAGGACATAAAACTGCACACgtccaaaaaagaaaagtggcGGTTTAATGGATTCCATCTCGACTCTTAAGCCCGGACAGAATGCACATGAGCTTTGACAGGTTTGGGGACGCGCCACGGATACTCGGCCCATTGGGTGGACATGTCTGAAATCTGTAGAACAgatttcttcatttcatttaaagtgaGATCTCTGCAGCTCGGCACGTAACAATCTATCTAGTGCCGAAATGTCAAGGTTCTTGAAACTATCATATCGTCATATCCTATCTGGTCAAAAACCTTGCACCATAGAACCATAACTATAAATAAAAGCtatacacattatatatattcaaGTATCTGAATAGCTTCAAGATGGACCTGTTACTGCAATGTTCTCCTGTCAGTTTTTGGTAGTTTGGTACGAAATAAGAATACAATCGAATACAAGTACTGTAGGAgtttaataaataacaacatcagcaacaacaacaacacaacaaaagcagtatgtatactgtatatacatatagaattataattatatttatatttgactgtataaactatataaatacAACATGCAGTCTTTATAACTTAAAACGACCAATAATTTACAGCGTGAGGTAGGGTAAAGGGGGAGGGGCCCGGGGTGTAGGTGGGGGGGGTCAGACGCTGTGGGGAATTTCTCGAAGTCGAATAGAGTCCGACCATCCTGTACAATGAGGGCTGTGGGATTGGCGGTAAGGCGGGGTCAGTGCCGCCACGTCTTGCGGCTCAGCACGCACACGCAGGCGGCGTTGATGCGGATCAGCCGCCAGGCAATCTCGTTCTTGAACTTGGTGAGCGCCCGCACGTACGTGTGCGTGTTGGTGCAGTAAGAGTTCCAGTGACGACTGTCGATGCCGCGGCAGCCTGACGCGCCCGATTTGGCACCGCCGCCACCTTTGCCACCGGGGCCTCCCCCGTTGGCACCACGGCCGTTGGTGGGCTTAGTAATGCGGCAGGTGGTCTCGTAGAACAACTGCTTCTTCACGATGTTGTTGATACGAACGTCCGGCAGAACCATCACCTCTTTGCCCGCGATGTCCGTGGCGCGGGTCATGTTCCTCACCCAGTGGttcacactgtcacacacagagTACTCGCCGCGGTGGAGGGGCTGGTCGGCCTTCCGGCGAACCCTCTGGCCCCCGGCCGCCCTGGCCGGCTGGTCCTCAGATGGGGCCACGTCACTGAAAAGCACGCGGGGCGAGCGGTATCGCCGCTTGTTGAAGAGCTTGGGGTCGATGGTGGGGATGAGGTCCAACGGAGAGTCCCACTGCCGGGGGTCAGGGCTGGGGGGCCGTGGCTGTGCTCCGCTGCTCATCGTCTTGGCCTCCCCTCTCATGTTCAGTACAGCCTGGACGCTGATCAGGAACACCAGGACCAGCGTCGACGACCTCATGGGCACACGTCCTGTCAAAAGTGATAAGCATGATGATCAGGCAAAAGGACAGGCCAATCCGACCTGGCCCCAAAGCAAGGGACTAATGCAAGGTCAAAGATCAAATGTTGATAAATCGATAAAACAAGAGATCAATGctctttatttacttttatgcATGTGATATATTGACAGGTGCGGAtgtaaatcatccagaatgaggaagcagcatGCATGAcaactgtcaatcatcaggctcttCCATTTTAAAACTAATTTAAGATTGCGTCCTGGGCAAAAAGAATAATTTCACACCatcaaaaaaaaagggatttgTTTCTCtacatacagataactaccaagttGTCTTTTCTGTCTCAATGTGATTTGACATTAAAGTTCACTTGTGTAAATAGTGTCCCGCTGAAAAGGCACAACTCCAACATGAACcacaaaaaagacagaaaagtgtTCAGATCATTTCAGGCTTTCGTTATTTTGAACTGTAATAATTTGTATGCATTTAAGGGGCAATAATAGTTCAAGCTGAAGTTCATACACCTCAAATAACAGAGCATATTTGCAAGTCCAACACTTGCCGTCGCACAAAATTCAGAGGTAATATGTTAAACACAATCACAATGTCACaatgtaaacacaaaaaaaaaatctgcacagaTCAAGTACTCATTGATATTTCACATTCTATTTCTGATCTCTCCGTTATTTTTTTGAGTGAGAATTACTGTGAGTTTCTTTCTATAGGTCCCTATAAGTTCCCCTTCTCGCCTCCACTGGAACCTTTCAGACTTTGTAGCTACACATCACAGGTTCCTGTCCCTCCTATTCTGGGCTCGTACCAGTTGAAGGAAGATGAGAATGAGTTGCGGCTGAATGTGTCTCTAAAACTTCATGACAGTGTAAAGAACAGTTTTGAATACTTTCCTGaaacatgtggaaaaaaattacatttaattagcaaatctaaatgtaaatcttcCGCCCGGGAACAAGCCACATACTTAGCAAGCAGTGCTGTGCTTTGCACAGGTTGCGCCATACCTTCCTGGCAGCGAATCAGATTTGGCTCAGGGCGTACGTCCACTTTTGTCACGTACACTAGTCCGCCCATCGCAATTCTGAAATTGCAGCACTGATACTCTTGGTAGAAAACCATACTAGTGTCTTCCCACATTTACAGTGTAGACAGAACGCAGGCCAAGTTTTGGCTGATTCCCTCTGCGATGCACTGTATAGCTGGCAAGATGATGTACGGGGCACAGCATTGGTGTGCAAAGTCACTGATCTGATACGCCTATGCTGCAAATCTTACTCCCGCAGCAGTATTGATGGTTCTCCTAGTAAAACTTTAGATATTAGACTCATTCCAGACACAGCCACCTACCTGTGAAGTGTTTCCAGGTGAAGTGAGACCCCTGTCGGATCCTAGAGCCAGTGTCCGGCACAGGCTGCTTCTCGGGCACCTGCCATCATGACAGCcctgagtaacacacacacacacacacacacacacacacacacacacacacacacaaacatacacagaaaTAGGGAACATTTTAAGAAAAGCCACATGTACTTCTTgagtgattaatcatgattttaCAGATTCAACTTACATACAGTAAAGCTTACTCCAGCACTAGGCACAAGGGCTGCAATGCTGAGCATACACTACACAATTACAGTACCACCACTTTATGAAGAGAGTACTTTTTATTGATTTGctaattaaatgcaatttataCTCATGTTTCAGGAAAGAGATTTTAAATGCATACATATTATTACAGTTCAAAATAACGAAAACCTGAAATGATCTGAACActtttctgtcctttttgtAGCTCATGTTGGAGTTGTGCTTTTTCAGCGGGACACTATTTACACAAGTGAGCTCTGTCAAATGTCACAGTGTAGTAAGAGTGACGTTTAACAGGCCATGCTGCAGCCTGAAACCTGGCCAAAGGGCACCAGTTAGCATCACTGTCATTGAGCTAAACTGGTTCCAGTTAAAACCAGCCTTCATTTGTACTCATAAGCTGCTTCTTGAattatttagtagaagcacatTGATCTGAAAGGGATAATGTATATTCTGTATTCATGAGAAAAGATTTTGTGTCTGGTGATTTAGACAAAATGCTTCATTTGCAAGCAATGTAGCattgtgaatgtgaaaaatgtattatcatAAAGATCCTAATGTACCCTTAACTCATCACATGTCACTCATCACGTTTTTGTGAGACAACCTCATATGTTTTGGTTTTAGTTTGGGGCAATTATTCTttataatttgacatttttctggTTCATCCCAGGGCTCCATTTCAGAGTAAATCAGAATGTAATATCAAAAGAATTTTATtcctaataataattaaaaaagaatttgTTTAAACCGTGCTGGTATTAGCTTACATGCTCTTTCttcaaattaatttataatgtaaaatCTGATAAGTGTAATTGATAAATACCTTAAATacctcatttattttttgatatATTACCCTGCCCTATTAGCTGGAATGGATTAAGTGGAAAAGGCATAAATCACTTGTCTAGAATAAACACAACACTGAGCACCTGTCTAATGCCTCTGGGTGGTCCTAATGGACGAGAGAACAAATGCGTCTTTAAACAAACTCACTggaatgtaatatttaaataaagaataacaTCAAAGCCCCAAAGCATAGACGTCTAATATTTCAAAGTACATCAGGGTTGGACTTCTAACCAAAAACTCTCATTTGGGTGAAGGCCTGTTGTTGTCTACAGAACAGCAAAATCCAGAGGGGACGTCCAGATGGAATCGATGAATTCAATGAACAACTTAATTCAGATCAGTGGAGTACAGGCCATTGCTGAAAGAGATGGATTGAAAGAGAAggaattttgctttttttttgttattgccATGTGCATAAGACACACCAATCATGAATTGTGGTCTGTGATCTTCAAAATGAtccattataaaaacattatacaaaaatacatgGCAAATTATAGTGaggtaatgtaaaaaaaatgtctatatAATGGTGACCATGACACATCACAAGCCATATGCATTGGCATTATTTGTTCTATTCATATTTTGACATGTACTATGTGGCCCATGACTCCACTTTTATCCGGCTTACCTCAAATAATAAAAGGAAAGCCCTGGATATGGTTACCACACAGGAATCTTTTGCCAATTTCCCATTATGAATTTTCCATCTCGACCTTCTCATAACTGGCCTAGATGATTATTATCAGTGATGGATGAGGTAGGTTGAAAAAACGTCAGAGTCAGTCAAAATGACTGAGGAGGACAGTGTTTCGGGTCAGCAGCCACGTTGCTTTATCACTTTTCCGCCGGAATATGAGGTGTCAGAGATGTTTCCCTTTCCTAGCCCCACACAGGCCCCACATGTGTTTGAAACACATATGTTATGAaattagtaaaataaaaagcaagaatttgaaaaaaaaaacttattttttgAAAGACAAAGAATTCCTTCAACGCTTTAGGAAGTCCCATATTTCATTGGCTATTGGCTTTGACAACTACAATTGTTTATGTGATGACAACAACCACATGCCTGGAACCTCCACATGTTGGGCAGGAGAATGACCCGAACCTCAttgcacacaacacaaaagaACGTCTCTACCTTCAAATACTACAGATCTAGACCagttgacattttttaatttctgtGACTGTGTGCGAGGAGGTGACGGCTCCACGAAACACGAAGACCAAGGTTCAGTGAAATGCACGTCCTTGGTGTAAGGCCGCCTGATGCCACTCAGAGCCCTCTCTGAGTGACAGCCTTGAGGTAAACCATGAGGACTACCGCCGGCAGCAGGTTCATGAccacccaccaccaccgccTGACCTCATTAGATATAATAGCGCTCGC harbors:
- the ngfa gene encoding neurotrophin-7: MRSSTLVLVFLISVQAVLNMRGEAKTMSSGAQPRPPSPDPRQWDSPLDLIPTIDPKLFNKRRYRSPRVLFSDVAPSEDQPARAAGGQRVRRKADQPLHRGEYSVCDSVNHWVRNMTRATDIAGKEVMVLPDVRINNIVKKQLFYETTCRITKPTNGRGANGGGPGGKGGGGAKSGASGCRGIDSRHWNSYCTNTHTYVRALTKFKNEIAWRLIRINAACVCVLSRKTWRH